The genomic stretch AAATAATTAATGGTAACAAGGAAAAACATAAAGATGGGAAATGCTAAACCTCCAGTAACCCTACCAACTAAATATAGTCTATAGGGCTACTGTAGAGAGGCAGAGTTACTTACTATTTTTGGCTCGCTTTACCAGTAAATAAAGTCGGTTTTTTATAAGCAATAAACATAATCAACGCACCAAGGAAGATCATTGGTGTTGATAAGATTTGTCCCATACTGATCAGATCAAAATACAGACCAAGCTGTGAATCTGGTTGGCGGAAGTATTCAGCTATAAAGCGGAAAATACCATAACCGAATAAGAACAGACCCGAGATCGCACCGACAGGACGTGGTTTACGCGCAAATACTTGCAAGATGATAAGCAGTAGCACACCTTCCATTGCAAACTGATATAACTGACTTGGGTGTCTTGGTAAGTCTCCACCCGTTGGGAAAATCATCGCCCAAGGCACATCTGTTACACGTCCCCACAGCTCGCCATTAATAAAGTTACCAATACGACCAGCGGCTAAGCCAAACGGCACCATAGGCGCAATAAAGTCAGCAATAACAAAGAATGAACGCTGGGTTTTACGACCAAAATACACAAATGCCAGCAATACACCAATTAAACCACCGTGAAATGACATGCCGCCGTCGGTGATGCGGAATAGATACATTGGATCATCAAGGAATAAGCCAAAGTTATAAAACAGCACATAACCAATTCGACCACCCAGGATCACACCAAGAAAGCCATAGAACAATAGGTCCCCGACTTCATCTTTATGCCAGTTACTACCCGGTTTCGCTGCTTGACGATTACCCATCCAGTTAGCAAATAAAAAACCAAGTAAGTACATCAATCCATACCAATATACATTGATAGGACCAAGACTGATCGCAATAGGATCAATTTCTGGATATTGTAGATATGTCTGCGACATTATTGAGTTCCTGAATAAGAGAAAATGCTTACCGATACGAAGGTAATAGATTACGTTATAGAAAGACACTTTACACCAAATACTAGCCACAACAAAGAAACAGCCGCGACAGAATCAGTAAATCAAGGTAAATAAAACAAAAGTATTAGAGAGTTATAGCTAAAATAAGCGCATTTATAAAGTTGCAAGTAGAAGGTTGAATTGAAGAAAGTAGAAAAGTAATGCCTTGCCTTGAAAGCCAGTGTGACAATTCAAGACATAGGCACTATTTATTATTAACGTCGTTTACGTTTAATCTCTTTGCGTACAAAAGGTAATGCTACAGGAGCAAACTCTTTCATGACACGACGATAAACGTCTTTTTTAAACGATACGACCTGACGTACTGGATACCAATAACTGACCCAACGCCAATCATCAAATTCAGGATGCCCTGTGCGTTTAAAGTCGATCTTACTGTCATCCGCTTCCAGACACAGTAAAAACCATTTTTGCTTTTGCCCTATGCAGACTGGTTTACTATCCCATCTGACTAATCGCTTTGGTAATTTATACTTCAACCATGTTTTTGAAGTTGCCAAAATCGAAACATGTTTCGCTTTTAGCCCTACTTCTTCATATAGTTCTCGATACATTGCTTGCTCTGCAGACTCTCCATTATCTACACCACCTTGCGGAAATTGCCAAGAATGTTGCCCACAACGTTTAGCCCATAAAACTTGACCTTCACGATTACAAATTAGGATGCCTACATTAAGACGATAGCCATCGCTATCAATCACATTAGCACCTTAAGGGTAGAATTTTAGTTAACTTGATTGTTTCATATAAATCAATGGGCAGCAAATTT from Moritella marina ATCC 15381 encodes the following:
- the lgt gene encoding prolipoprotein diacylglyceryl transferase — protein: MSQTYLQYPEIDPIAISLGPINVYWYGLMYLLGFLFANWMGNRQAAKPGSNWHKDEVGDLLFYGFLGVILGGRIGYVLFYNFGLFLDDPMYLFRITDGGMSFHGGLIGVLLAFVYFGRKTQRSFFVIADFIAPMVPFGLAAGRIGNFINGELWGRVTDVPWAMIFPTGGDLPRHPSQLYQFAMEGVLLLIILQVFARKPRPVGAISGLFLFGYGIFRFIAEYFRQPDSQLGLYFDLISMGQILSTPMIFLGALIMFIAYKKPTLFTGKASQK
- the rppH gene encoding RNA pyrophosphohydrolase, with translation MIDSDGYRLNVGILICNREGQVLWAKRCGQHSWQFPQGGVDNGESAEQAMYRELYEEVGLKAKHVSILATSKTWLKYKLPKRLVRWDSKPVCIGQKQKWFLLCLEADDSKIDFKRTGHPEFDDWRWVSYWYPVRQVVSFKKDVYRRVMKEFAPVALPFVRKEIKRKRR